A window from Methylocystis sp. MJC1 encodes these proteins:
- the bcsS gene encoding cellulose biosynthesis protein BcsS, with protein sequence MRASLFLFVSVASALSMAVGPNACAADWYTGAPNDGPPAPKSPRAAIDISFDGTTQSAFSAAVIGTIAPFTPLDRSGFRLRAGGIVGSYIYNSAYVGGVHGNLIGGAFLMGYEWVSKQATVAVYAGGEIVNNSISPNDPNNQAKGTSAGLKLATDFYVTPTDATMIAGVFSYSTNFNSYYGRLKFGMALADRVYIGPEFGALGDNFFQQWRLGGHVTGIRLGMLQFGAALGFLNDRVRGGGLYGTVDSRVTF encoded by the coding sequence ATGCGCGCTTCTTTGTTTCTGTTTGTCAGCGTTGCATCCGCGCTCTCGATGGCGGTTGGACCGAATGCATGCGCCGCTGACTGGTATACTGGCGCGCCGAACGACGGCCCGCCCGCGCCGAAGTCGCCGCGCGCTGCGATCGACATCTCCTTCGACGGCACGACGCAGTCGGCGTTTTCCGCTGCGGTCATCGGCACCATTGCGCCTTTCACGCCGCTCGACCGCAGCGGCTTCCGCTTGCGGGCAGGCGGCATCGTCGGCAGCTATATCTATAATTCGGCCTATGTCGGCGGCGTCCACGGCAATCTTATCGGCGGCGCTTTCCTCATGGGCTATGAGTGGGTGTCCAAACAGGCGACGGTGGCCGTCTATGCCGGCGGCGAGATCGTCAATAACTCGATCTCTCCCAACGACCCCAACAACCAGGCAAAGGGAACGAGCGCCGGCTTGAAGCTCGCGACCGATTTCTACGTCACGCCGACGGACGCGACGATGATCGCCGGCGTCTTCTCCTATTCGACGAACTTCAATTCATACTACGGGCGGTTGAAATTCGGCATGGCCCTCGCCGATCGCGTTTATATTGGACCGGAATTTGGCGCGCTGGGCGACAATTTCTTTCAGCAATGGCGTCTTGGCGGGCATGTCACCGGCATCAGGCTCGGCATGCTGCAATTCGGCGCAGCGCTTGGTTTTCTCAACGATCGCGTTCGCGGCGGCGGGCTTTATGGGACAGTCGATAGTCGCGTGACCTTCTGA